Proteins from one Rhodospirillaceae bacterium genomic window:
- a CDS encoding aromatic ring-hydroxylating dioxygenase subunit alpha, translated as MWSAKYPDLGTNPLPTEPYISEEHFALERERVFRRSWLQVGRVEEIPHAGDYFVREIAICNASVLVIRGSDGVVRGFHNVCSHRSNRLVADERGSCGGALFCRLHNWAYSDTGDLVGVPNEENFFGLDRRDHGLTPVDTDIWEGFVFVYLAPDPAETLRNYLGGVADRLDGCPFHEMKLSQVYRVEERANWKVVLDAQNEVYHLPYQHRWTLGQSFAKDDTGNCYFKEVILYDYHSFWSCDYQAFQKLTPLKIALFHGGDTAGALQVPDMIGDLDHYLLFPNGILSLFKVGRWMGCITYMLWPVAVDRTVWEIRMHFSAPATRRERLQQEFFKCFIRDTLQEDTLAHESVHAGIASRVRSHLILQDDELPIRHFHKVLGDYAGYGRGA; from the coding sequence CTCCAGGTCGGCCGCGTCGAGGAAATTCCCCATGCGGGCGACTATTTCGTCCGCGAAATCGCCATTTGCAACGCTTCTGTACTGGTCATCCGGGGCTCGGACGGCGTCGTGCGCGGCTTTCACAATGTCTGCTCCCATCGCAGCAACCGGCTGGTGGCAGACGAACGGGGCTCCTGCGGCGGCGCGCTCTTCTGCCGCCTCCACAACTGGGCGTACAGCGACACGGGGGACCTGGTCGGCGTCCCGAACGAAGAGAATTTCTTCGGCCTGGACCGGCGGGATCACGGCCTGACGCCGGTCGATACCGACATCTGGGAAGGTTTCGTCTTTGTTTATCTGGCCCCCGACCCCGCCGAGACGCTGCGGAACTATCTCGGCGGCGTCGCCGACCGGCTCGACGGCTGCCCGTTCCACGAAATGAAACTGTCGCAGGTCTACAGGGTGGAGGAGCGCGCCAACTGGAAGGTCGTGCTCGATGCCCAGAACGAAGTGTACCATTTGCCGTATCAGCATCGCTGGACGCTTGGCCAGTCGTTCGCGAAGGACGACACCGGGAATTGCTACTTCAAGGAAGTTATTCTCTACGACTATCACAGTTTCTGGTCGTGCGATTACCAGGCCTTCCAGAAACTGACTCCGCTGAAAATCGCACTCTTTCACGGAGGCGACACCGCCGGGGCTCTCCAGGTTCCGGACATGATCGGCGACCTGGACCACTATCTGCTTTTTCCGAACGGCATTCTTTCGCTGTTCAAGGTCGGTCGCTGGATGGGGTGCATCACCTACATGCTGTGGCCGGTCGCGGTCGACCGGACGGTCTGGGAAATTCGGATGCACTTCAGTGCGCCCGCAACCCGGCGCGAACGGCTCCAGCAGGAATTTTTCAAGTGCTTCATTCGGGATACGCTTCAGGAGGATACGCTGGCGCACGAAAGCGTCCATGCGGGCATTGCCTCCCGTGTGCGGAGCCATCTCATCCTGCAGGACGACGAACTGCCGATCCGCCATTTCCACAAGGTCCTGGGCGACTATGCCGGCTACGGTCGAGGCGCATGA